The Cetobacterium sp. 8H DNA window ACAAATGTGACACTTGTGTTCACAGCAAATCAAGCACTCCTTGCAGCGAGATCAGGGGCTACATATGTCAGTCCATTTTTAGGAAGACTTGATGATATCGGTGTAAATGGAATTGAACTTGTAAGAGATATTGTGGATATATTTACAACTCATGGCATAAAAACTGAAATTATTGCTGCTAGCATAAGAAATCCTTATCACTCTGAAGAAGCTGCTATAGCTGGTGCAGACATTGCCACAATCCCATATTCTGTTATTATGAAGATGTTAGAACATCCTCTTACAAATGCTGGAATTGAAAAATTTCTAGCTGATTGGAATAAAAATAGATAATATAAAAAAGGCTATGACTCCATAAGGAATCATAGCTTATTTTTATTAAATCTAATCGTTATAATATTTATCTCACTTGTTGTTCCAATTCTATAAGGAATCAGCCATGAACCTAGTCCAGAACTAACAATAGTGTTTGTAACATCAAACTTCATAAATCCACCAGGATTTTTATACATATTTTTTACCACTAAATTGTATGGAAAAAATTGTCCCATATGAGTGTGCCCAGAAAGATGAAGATCCACTCCATTTTGAACGGATTGGTCTATTGATTTTGGATTATGATCTAGCACTATAACTGGATTTTCAAGAGATAACTCAGATATAAGAGTATCTAGCTCAGCACGGTTTTTATTGAACTTATCATCTCTTCCAACTATATACACATTTTCAATATCAAGCTTTTCATCCTGTAAAATATTTATTCCTAAAGATTTTATATACTCTATATTCCCATCTATTCCACCATAATATTCATGATTACCCAAAATCATATGTATTCCATGAGGTGGCTGTAAAATATCCATAACCTCTTGATAGTCCTCTTTTACATGGCTATGACTATAATCTAAAAAGTCTCCACCTATTAGAACAATGTCTGGATTTTCAGCAGCTATCTTTTTAAAAGCCTCAATAAACATCTTTTTATCGGCTGAAAGAGATAGATGAAGATCTGATATAAATGCTATTTTTAAACTTTCTAAAGGTGAATCTTTTTTTAGTACAATTTCATCTCTTATAAATTTAGGATGAAAATAATTTTTCCTTCCCATAACTCCTACAATTAAAAGAAAAAGTGCAGTAATTAGAAAAAACTCTCTCTTTTCTATCTTTTTCACATATCTATTTACTATTAATAAAATTAGAGTTATAAAAAGTATATAGTGAATAAAAAATATGTAGTTTCTTAAAAAAATCTCATACACATAACTATCTCTTAAATATCTAAACTTGATTAAAAGAAGTGGAATACAAGATATAACTCCTAATATTAGACCCGTTAATATTTTCATATTTTTGTCCTCGCTAGCAGCGCACCCGTTACTCCACCACATGTATCTATGATCACATCTTTAAATGACGGTCCACGCCCAGGAACTAAACTCTGATGAAACTCATCTGAACAAGCATATAAAAATACAAAAGCTACAACCTCTGTAAAAGTTCTCATATTCTTTTTTTCCCGGCTCAATGTTAAACTTACTCCTAGGGACATATAGATTGTAAAATGAGCCACTTTTCTTACATCTAACCCTACAACTTCGAATAGATCTTTTAAGTATCGAAGTATAAAATTTGACTGTTTTAAGGATTCCTCTCCATTCTGGTCTGAAAACCAAAATATAAGTAACATTATTCCAAATGAGACTACTTTAAATACATTTGTAACTTTCAATTCTCCTCCTATTTCACACTATATTCTCGATAACCCAATTTCAAATATTTTTCTTTCAATTAACTCTTGAATTTTAATACTGCTAAAATGTTCTAAAACTAAAACATCATTTGATATTTTTTCATCACTAATCACCAAATCATAATTTTTATTTTTAGGAATTATATTCTTTTTATGAAGGTATGTTGCCTCCATTTCAAAGTTTATATGTGGCACTGTCTTTTTTAAATTTCTTCTAAATACTGCCTGATCACTTAAAGTCACTTCATTAAAAAGAAGAAGAATGCTTTTGACCGAATTTAGGTTATCCTCAATTATAATTTTTCTAAGAATCTGTATTAAAGAAACCTTATCTGAATAATATAGATCATATGAATTTTTATTTAAAACTTTATTTAATACTTTCATTAAAACTTCTTGATCTTTTATTGGTGTTATTTTTTTTATCTTTAATATATTACTTTCATATTTAAATAGAGAGATATAAATTCTATAAAATAGCATTTTTTTTAAGTTCTCTTCTATTTTGTTTATATTCAACTCTGCTATCAATTCTGCTATAATTTTATCCGTTTTATTCTTTAAAGTATTTTCTAAGCTTTCACCTTCATTTAAATAGATTACAATATAGCTTATTATCTGCTTTTTATATTCTTCTTCGAATTCTTCTCCGAACTCTTCTACAATTTTTGTAATTTCATTCCAACAATCGGTATCTCTATACTTTTGGCCACCCATTTCAAATTTTTTAAATACATCTAAATACACTTCTACAGAACATAAAAATGATAGAGTAAAATAATTTATTGAAATATTTGCTTTTTTTAATATCATATATAATTTTGTTATTCTAGACTTGGTATCAAATTTTTTTAAATCATTAAACATGTTTTTAAGGGGGGTGATTAGTATGTCTTCTTCTATGAAGAGTTTTATTATTTTTTTACAAAAACTTATTTTGTCATTCAACGATATTCTTTTTAGCTTTAGACCCTTTCCATGTATATATTCATACTCTGTTCCATTTTTATAAAAGTCCTCTTTAATAACTTTAAAGCATCTTAAAATTGTACTCCTAGACACAGATAAGGTTTCTTTTTCTTTTTCTAAGTTTATAAACCCCTTGGCTATAAATTTTACATACAAATAATCAACTTTATCTTCAAAGGTCAATACGTCATATTTTGAATATAGATGCTCCCATTCCTCTTTTTCTAAAGTTAGTCGATAGTTGTTGTCGTCTTTTTGAATTTTATTCAAGCTTATCGATTCTAAAAATTCATTGATTTGATTGATACTTTTTACAATAGCACTTTTTTCAATATCTAAATATAAGTACATCTCATCAATAGTTATCTCTGATTGAAATAGAATTTTTAAAATCTTAGCTGTCGTTGTATTCATATATCACCTCCAAATTTAGATTTTCCATTAAAGTATACTACATTTTTTTAGAGAGTAAAAGGATTTAAGTAACATTTTTGGTATCATCTTTTATTCTTGCAACATATTAGAGAGGAGAGTTGGTATGCTTTTCAATAGTTTCTATTTTATATTTTTATTTTTCCCTATTACAATATTCGTATACTTCATTTTAAACAACTATGAACATCAAAAATTAGCAAAATTTTGGTTAGTTTTAACTTCTCTATACTTCTATGGATACTTTAACTATTCCTACCTTATTTTGATTATTGCCTCTATTGTGGTTAACTATTCCGCTGGCACCTGGATTACCAATAAAACCGCATTTAAAAAAGAGGTTTTTGTCCTCGGTATACTCTTTAATGTTTTAGGTCTTGGTTATTTTAAATATTATGATTTTTTTATAAAAAATTTAAACTTTATTTTAAAAACAGATCTACCTATTTTAAACATACTCCTTCCTTTAGGAATAAGTTTTTTCACTTTTCAACAGCTCTCTTTTTTAATCGATAGTTACCGTGGCAAAAGCCAAAACTATGATTTTTTGAGCTACTGTCTTTTCGTGACATTCTTTCCACAACTAATAGCTGGACCAATAGTTTTACCTGACGAGATGCTTCCTCAATTTGAAACCCTCAATAATAAAAAAGTTAATTATGAGAATATCAATAGAGGTCTTTATCTATTTTCAATAGGGCTTGCTAAAAAAGTTGTTCTAGCCGATTCAATCTCTTATTTAGCTAACCTTGGATTTGATA harbors:
- a CDS encoding metallophosphoesterase, with protein sequence MKILTGLILGVISCIPLLLIKFRYLRDSYVYEIFLRNYIFFIHYILFITLILLIVNRYVKKIEKREFFLITALFLLIVGVMGRKNYFHPKFIRDEIVLKKDSPLESLKIAFISDLHLSLSADKKMFIEAFKKIAAENPDIVLIGGDFLDYSHSHVKEDYQEVMDILQPPHGIHMILGNHEYYGGIDGNIEYIKSLGINILQDEKLDIENVYIVGRDDKFNKNRAELDTLISELSLENPVIVLDHNPKSIDQSVQNGVDLHLSGHTHMGQFFPYNLVVKNMYKNPGGFMKFDVTNTIVSSGLGSWLIPYRIGTTSEINIITIRFNKNKL
- the fsa gene encoding fructose-6-phosphate aldolase gives rise to the protein MKIFIDTANVNEIREVAKMGCISGVTTNPSLIAKEGRDFKQVVTEICEIINGPISAEVISLKADEMIREGIELSNIHSNIVVKLPMTKDGLEACSTLSNKGIKTNVTLVFTANQALLAARSGATYVSPFLGRLDDIGVNGIELVRDIVDIFTTHGIKTEIIAASIRNPYHSEEAAIAGADIATIPYSVIMKMLEHPLTNAGIEKFLADWNKNR
- a CDS encoding VanZ family protein, with protein sequence MKVTNVFKVVSFGIMLLIFWFSDQNGEESLKQSNFILRYLKDLFEVVGLDVRKVAHFTIYMSLGVSLTLSREKKNMRTFTEVVAFVFLYACSDEFHQSLVPGRGPSFKDVIIDTCGGVTGALLARTKI